A stretch of Miscanthus floridulus cultivar M001 chromosome 13, ASM1932011v1, whole genome shotgun sequence DNA encodes these proteins:
- the LOC136501754 gene encoding calvin cycle protein CP12-3, chloroplastic-like, translating to MASPSIGCPSSSTALPAGAGLRRSPSSVHPWRRRHHQQQQARRLVMAAAARRRYKGTVRREAALAELVERKVAEAMEACGERGQDDEGCRVAWDEVEEVSQARADLRRRIAEAPGDPLEHFCAHNPTADDCAVVYE from the coding sequence ATGGCGTCGCCATCCATCGGCTGCCCCTCCTCCTCGACGGCTCTCCCCGCGGGAGCCGGCTTGCGCCGATCGCCGTCCTCCGTCCACCCgtggcgccgccgccaccaccagcagcagcaggcgaggCGACTGGTGATGGCGGCAGCGGCGAGGCGGCGGTACAAGGGGACGGTGAGGAGGGAGGCGGCGCTGGCGGAGCTGGTGGAACGGAAGGTGGCGGAGGCGATGGAGGCGTGCGGGGAGCGCGGGCAGGACGACGAGGGGTGCCGCGTGGCgtgggacgaggtggaggaggtgagcCAGGCCAGGGCCGACCTCCGGCGCCGCATCGCCGAGGCCCCCGGCGACCCGCTCGAGCACTTCTGCGCGCACAACCCCACCGCCGACGACTGCGCCGTCGTCTACGAGTGA